TCAGGGCACTGAAAccgaacatttttgaaaatcccTGAGGATTTTAAGAAACGCCGGATGCAGTGCTGTCGTGTAGACAGTAAAACTGGGGTTTTTGCCTTGTGACGTCACTTTAGttaggcttctgattggccaagcAGGCTTTACGATAGTTTTTTCAGCTCagcgccagctttcttcagctgaggtctttggttgctgtgatacctctgctttgtttatcagttgttgtacaatgcgccggttggttgttgtgatatttgtcccacccctcctctAAAATGTAGAGCGTCGGCATTCAGCATGGAAAaaaacgctagctgctggcttttttgaaaaaggcagagcttccattgaaaCAATTGAAAAAAGACACCGGCTGCGggtgtaaaagctttggtgtgcatgtcCCCTtatagctaaactctgcaggaaagtGAATCCAGAGTTGAGAACCTCTGATCTATTTAAATCAACTACTGTTATTGAAACATATTTGAAAGTGAAGGAATTTAAAGTATCTCACAATCACATATATTCATTTGCCGTGTCTTAGCAAAGCAGCATTTCCTAGTGGAAATCATTTTAGTGCTGGACACTATGCCCTCATCTTTAAAGTCAGGGTTTCACAACTTCTCGGTCTGTCATTTCTCAAATCCTTCTTTAGATGTCTTTTGGCCGCCTTGCATACTAAGCTTTCAGAAATTACTGATGTCAAAGCAACAATTGAACAATTGCTATCCTAATTTGTTTGTGCTTTTGACCATTTTATGAGGCACAGAATCCCTCTTCTCCAAAGAACAGCACAATCTTTATACTCTGAAGATTGGCACATTGTTGGGACGTATCAAGGTTGACACTGGATTTGAATAAAGTCCTAATAACTTATACTGTAAGATTAGTGAGGTTATACAGAAAGCTTTTTCAAGGCTGTCAGCTGGGAAAATAACAGGCAGTGGAGATGAACAGATCATGAGGCCGATCTGAAACAACTAGGGTGTTGTTCCCCGACCGGCTTTTATCTTCTCCATCCTTTTCGAGAGGTGGCTGTTACTGGACTCTAACTCTTCAATCTTGTCGAGTGCAGATCGAAGCTACCATGAAAGAAAATGGGCAAGTTATTATCTTTACAGTAGGGCTTAtgtccatgctgttttgagtgaatGTGGTTTTGTACCTCTCGCTGCAGTTTGCGTTTCTCAGCTTTGAGTTCATCCTCTATCTTTTCTGCATTTTCAGATGCAGCTTTGTACCGAGACACTTGACCCTCAAGCCTTGTGACCTAGAACATGAGTTGGAATTACAACTATTTCAAATGGTGCCAAtctgaaaacatttaaaaattgtacagtaaaaaaatacttGCATTCTGCTCGAGAGCCGTGACTTCTTGCTCGGATTTGACAAGCTTAAATTTGAGGTCATTGACTTGCCTGCTGGCATCCCCTGAAAACAACCATATACATTTCTCAACATTTGAGGCAGAGAGTTTGTTATTTGCTTacaaaaatatgaaaacaaaCCTATTCTGTACATTTCCATGCATTAATGATATCCCCTGCCCCTGACAGAGCAGACAGTGTCCTTACTTTGTAAATCCATGATGTTGGAGTCAGCACCATTCTCCTGCACATCTCCATCAGGGCTGGAGGGATCCTGCACACCATTCTTTGGTTTCTTCTGTTCGAGCTCACCTTTCAATCGCTTAACCTGAATAGATGAATATAAAAACAAGcttgtaaactaaaacaaaggTTTAGAATGTGTACATTAAGTAAATACCAACAACTCACCTGCTCTATTAAGTTTTCCCTTTCATCAACTAGTTTTCGTAATCGAATTTCTAAAAAGCAGATCCAGAGGTCAATGGGTTGAATTATCAATTTTACGCAAATATGATAAGCATTTAAGTGTACATTAACAATAGTTATTaacaatttttaaatattatattaaaacacatctaaaacttaatctgctattttaaatataatattttagtgGTTAAATAAAACACATTCCAAGGTTAGACAGGAGATTTTCACATACCGGGATGGGAGGAGCCAGAGGCATGGAGGGGGAGGAGTCAGTGCATGCAAAAGTGATGCTATCCTATTCTGGGATGTGAAGGATGATGAGGGATAAACATGCAGAAACTTCAGTGAACTCAAATCTCAAAGGCCTGTGCCTCGTGTGGCTGTGTAACCTATCAGTGTTCAACTCAAAAGGCACTCAATCCAAATATCTATTACATGCAGTATGTATTTGCTAGTATCAAGTGCATTAAGAGATATTTGAAGACAGTAATTCTCTTCTCATTTAAAAGAAATTGTGCCTTTTCTGTTAATTTTACTTTGTGTGGTTTttgtaaataattaaattacaatGGTACTCTATCAGCAAATAGTAAAGAAGTGTTCAGACATTTTGTAAACGTGACTTTAAAATACTAAAATGTACTATACTAAAATACTAAAATCTGCTGTAAAGCAATAAATGTGTGATGAACTTAATAGAtcaacatttaatattttgaaattcTATTGTTTATGTAGCTGGTTCCATCAACATGAAAAGGTCTCATAATAAATTCATCAAATATTTCCATTTTCAATGTGTCTCAAAACGGaaaaacaaaatactaaaaataGAAAGCTTCAATAAAACTATTGGATTACTATTTGATAGTAAAGTGACACAAAGACTTTATTTACCACATAAAACAAATCTATTTAACAACATACAGTATGGCATACATTCAATGGAAAACACTTGAATTCGAAAGCTGACAGATCTCGCTGCTATTCATGACTGTGGCAGACAGAACAGGATGGTAACTTGAAAAACCAGtaacaaaaacctttattcaTCATTCTAagaaacattttattacatGCTTTTGTAAaattgattataaaataaatatgatattTTTACCTATTACTTCCAGAATCTGATGTGTGAATGACTGACATTTCAAGCATTCTGTTTGAACTAAAAATGCATTTAGCAGTTTTGGTcagatgtaaaatattaatGTATAACACACATATTTGCAGTGAAAACAGTTGACATTATTAAGATGGAATTCCAGGATTCTCAGAAGTCTTTAAAGTTTCACAACAGTATCATTGGTTATCTTTGTAAGTGCACTGTTACTTGTTGAATAGATGTTGAGAAAATCAAATCAGCACATTTGTGGCCCATTAAGACATTTTACATTCTTCTTTCCCCTTGCCCTTCCCTTTCTTGGCACTTTTCTTAGACTCCTTTCTATCATCTTCCTTCCCGTTCCCTGCTATTGGTTTTTCAACTTCCTGCTCTCTTGATATGTTTGGTTCCTGGTCTTCTTGTGGAATGTAACTATTCTTCTCCTGTTCTACATTTTTTGTCTCTATTTCTGAGGGACGATCAGCTCCTTCATTGTGCCTCAGTTCTTCTGATCCTTGCTCATGTTCCTCAACTGTACATTCTTTACGTTCAGATGTATCATGCTGTTGTTGATTAGGTTCAATGTCTTTCTGGTCAACTTGACTGTCCTCTGTTAAACAAGCGTCTACCTCTGTTGTTGTTTGTCCATCATCCATTTGGTTCTTTGGTTCCAGAGGTTCACTGCCTTTTTTAGTCTGGTCTTCTTGCACACTTTCTTTTGACAGAGTAACTTCTTTATTTGGTTTATCTTGACATTGTTGTTTCAAAGGGTCTTCTGATGATGCTTCCAGATCCATTtcatcaaaatcaaatgactctcCTTCATCTTCCTCCTCATCTTCTCCCTTCTGCTCTGGAGAAACTGTAACTGACTCAACCAAAATGCCTTCATCCTCTCCAGACAGCTGCGTGTCATTCATAACTTGATCTTGAACTGGTCCTTCCTTCTCTTCTTCCACTCCTTTCTCGACCAGAATATCTCTGTTCTCTCCAGGTGGTTGTGTATCAAGCATAATTTGACCTTGGACTGATTCTTCCTTCTCATCCCCCTCATCTTTTTTTAGCAGAATGTCTTCATCCTTCCCAGTCGTTTGTGTTTCAAGCATAACCTGATCTTGGGCTGATTCTTCCTTCTCATCCTCCTTACCCTTTTTCAGCAGAATTTCTTCACCCTTTTCAGTCGGTTGTGTTTCAAGCATAACCTGATCTTGGACTAATTCTTCCTTCTCATCCTCCTTACCCTTTTCCGACAGAATTTCTTCATCCTTTTCAGTCGGTTGTGTTACAAGCATAACCTGATCTTGAACTGATCTCTCATTCTCATCCTCCTCGACATTTTCCACCAGAATAGCCTTATTCTCCACAGAAAGTTCATCAAGCATAACATGACCTTGAACTGATCCTTCCTCTTCATCCTCCTTAGTTTTTCCCACCAGAATATCTTCATTCTCCCCAGGTGGTTGCGTTTCAACCATAACCTGATCTTGGACTGATCCTTCCTTTATATCCTCATCACCTTTCTTCAGCAGAATATCTTCATCCTTTCCAGTTGGTTGCGTTTTAACCATAACCTCATCTCGGACTGATGTTTTCTTGCCATCCTCCTCACCTTTTCCCACCATAATATCCTTATCCTCAGGCAGTGTTTCAAGCATAACCTGACCTTGACATGATGTTTTGTTCTCATCCTCACCTTTTTCTAACTTGGATTCATGGTGGGAGTCTCCTAACTCTATTGATTCCTGATCTGCCTCCTTCTCTCCAGTATATTGAACCTCAGGTAGAAGCTCACCATGCAATGATCTTCCTTCCTCACCTTCACACTTTTCTAAAACTGGAACCTGAGATTCAGTTACAGCAGTGACTATATTATTGTCTCCACTGAATACTTCTCTGCTAGGCATTATAAGAGCTTCTTCAACCAATTCAGCTTGATCTGTCTGTGTCTTACTCTCTTTCTGCTCCACTTCAATagtattttgaagaatgttttcTAACTCTTGATCAGTGGGCATTGTTGATTGTTCCTGGATTAGCTTTTCACATTCTACCTTCTCTATAACAGATGAAGAGGGATGACATTTTGAAGCTGACTCATCATGATCTCCAGGGAAAGTTGTCTCTCCTGGATCAATAATTTGAATCCTTGGCTCCTCTTCTACTCCACCACTGTCCACATGGCTCTTCCCTTCCTTGTTATCCACCGACAAAGACTTCTCAATATTATCAGAAATACTGATGGACTCGAGATTTTCCACACACCTGTCAACAGCATCCATGGACTTATCAGAAAGTTCATGAGACAGTAAAGCTTCTTTGTCTGAAGAAATCTCTTGAGCAAGATTTTCTGAATCTTTAGTTTGGTCATCAATAACTTCTGTTAGGTTAGAGATACTGTTGCCAGTTGTAGATTCAGGACAATCGGTTTTGGGGTTAGAAGTTTCTCCTGAATCAACCACATCTGTGATTACTCGAAACTGATCTCTAGCATCATCTGCAGGTACTGTATTCATGCTTATTATTTCATCACGGTCTGTTTCAATGTTTCTTGTACTGTCATGTGAATCAGTTGAGACTTCTGTATGCACTGCAGTAGATGCGTCATTCCCTAGTTGCTCTTCATGGCTTCCCTCTGGATCACTTTCCAGTTTTTGGTCTGGATTATCCTCATTTAAAATCTTTTCACTTGTATCACATATCTTTGTTTCACTCTCCTGCTTATCATTTTGTTTCTGTTTCTGTTTGCccttctttttctttctcctttttttatttgaagCACTGCCACCTTGAGTCTGTGGAGCTTTTTCAGTTTGAGATGATTCAGCAGGTTTCTCCACAGGCTTGCTTACTGACTCACTTGGTTGATTTTCATCAAGTACTGGACCAGAGACTGAAGTTTCTATTTCAATTATCTCACTATGCTTGGCACATATAGTGATCTCTTGTTGATTTTCTTCCACAGGTTCATCGGTATGAACCTCACACTCTGATTCCACAGTATTATTCCTTGAATCTTCCAATACAAGCTGTTCTGCTTTGATCTCAACCATAGGTGTGGTTGTAGTGACCTCATCATTATCAACAGAACTTGGAGGTTCTTCAGGTTTGTTATCAGAGTGCTGCTCTACACCCTGGTTCACTTCATCCCTAAGGTCTCCATTGTCATTTGTTTCTAAAGATGTAGAAATCAACGAGTCATGATTCTCTTGCACCTCCTCATCCAAATCTTTTTGGTCTTTACAGATCTTCAACTGTTGAGTGCCTGGGAGATGATTGAGGTGTCAGTTGTTAAGGCCAAAAGAAATGTGTTTCTAGTTGCCAAGTAGATAAGATGTTTAAAGCAAGAAGTAGAGAAGAGGGAAGGAAAAGCAATAATAAAAGACTCCAAGCCAAAGCTCTTAAACCCACAAAAATCATCAGTAAAGGACTGCCCAAAGAAAACCAGATAGATCCCCAGGTAAAGTGCCCCGCACACcattttgtaacaacataaccTGAAGAACATAACCGATTCTAACCAATGTGGACAGAAATCAAAGTCATCTGGATGATTTATGCAGCTATATGTCTGATGTTGTGTGTGAAGATGTTGTGTGCAGATTCATGAAACAGATATAACCTTAAAATGTTGTGCCATTAAATTGACATTCAAAAAGATGAGATTTAAAGCACCCATTTGACTAATGAGAAATGGAAAGTtgtctataaataaaaaaatgtatataaaaaagtGGGTTTGTGAAAACAGGGAAACAGTGAAGTGCAAGAAAAGTTGATGTGTATCTGCATTTGGAGCAGGCTGACAGAAGCATGTTTGGTTAGATTTGGCTTGAGCTCCAAAGATGAGAAGGCAGGGTAGCAATGTTAAAGAAATCTTAGCATGCAATGAAAAAAATCAGCTTACCTAGTACACTACTGCCCTCTCGAATCTCAGCAGACGATGTTTGAGAATTCTGGTCGCCCTCTCCCACTTCTTCACCTGTTTCTCCATTGGTGGTTAGATCAGGTCCAAGAACAATACCATGTTTCTGGACAGAGTAAATTAATGTATGTTTACTACTAAGTGTAGTTTAGAAAATGGTAAAGCTAGATTTACACAGTGGATGGAGCACATTATGTCTGACATTTTGTCAGATTTGTGGATACACTGATATTCTATTGACATACAGTTCATTTCGTAATAAAATTATAATCTTATAatcatataatataaaatatatttatgtttcttttatgttaaattaaattgtttttataagttatgtcaactctTGAATTGGAAGGTTGAATTGAATTATATTTTGGACATTAGttatcaaattaaaaaaaagCTAAACTGGGATTCTAtctacacacaaaaaaaactaagCATCAAAATTACAcatattgtaatattttttgttcTTTTAGTAAATGTTTATGTGCAGAAAAGAAATGCCCTACGGTTAGAAGTTTTCACCACACAGATACCTTTAAAATATCTTTGAGCTGAACGACCTCATCTCTGAGTTCGTCTCTCTCATTGCGAATGGCATCAGAAAATTCCTTCTGCCTCTCTAATGCCTGAACAGCACCAGAGAGGATTTGGCAAGAAAGTAAGACAGAAAGAGGGTGAAAGTAATGAAAATATCAATAAAGCAGGCAACAAGATAGACTGCAGCAAGGAGTACTACGACCAActataaaacaaatgaaaatactAACTTAATTTAAcaatagaaataaaaaataaactgggGTTACAAATATTCAGGGATCATAccccaatttttttattcttccaTTCAATAGTTTCCTGAAGGTCAGAAACCTCTCTAACAAAGCCGTCCTGCTTCATTCGTAACTGACGGATTTCCTACAGAGACATATTATGCATGAAGGATCAAAGATGATCAGAAGGAAGAATGGACATTAAAGAAGCAGATGATCAGATAAGCCAAGTATTTTAAAAAGACAAAGCTTGAGGAGAGAGAGATTTAAACTACGATCACAACACTACTCACAGTTAGCAGTTCTTCACTTTGTTTCAACGTCTCTTTTAATTCACTGAACTGAAACTGCAGTATACTATGTGCATGCTTCTCTCGTTCAAGGTcctaaaagacaaaaaaattttttgtttcaatgtaaattattataaagcataatcattatttattactttgtttACCATTTTCTTACAATCATGCTAAGTTAAATAAAAGACTCTTGAtggtaaaacttttttattgtcattatttgatgtataatatgtaataaatacaaTATGTACAGACCTTACTCTTCTCCTCAAGCTCACGACGTGTTTCAGAGAGCATTTCCTCCAGTTCCATTAAAGAGTCTTTTAAAGTGTCCACTTCATATATCAGATTGGTTTTCTCATTGTCTAGCTGTGCATTGGATACCATGGCCTTCCGATACTTATCTTCCACTTGCGACAAGGTATCCttaaaaaggttaaaaacacAAAGCTGCACAGATACCCCACACAACATATTTGTTTGACTTTTAGAATTTTAAAATAGTGTAATGGACAGAAATGTGTAACAGTATGTTGTGTAAAGTCAAAGATGGAGGCCAGGCAAAGAAAAATCAGACTATAGGCTTTTGAAGCATAGCAGCAGACACATGCAAGACAGGATAAAAACCAGAGAAGCACGAAGAGAAACAAGCATCATCTCTCATCTTCTTCCCTGGTCACTTTATGTTAGGCCAACCACGcaaatgttgttttattaagtAATTAAATAGCACAAATGATGCACTGCTGTTATTAGAATTTAATCAATATTTGACTGGGCTGGCAAGGATCTTGCCGGGAAAATGCTGGTACTGCCTCAAACACATGTATACCTTCATCTCTTTGAGGTTCTGCATGTGCTTCGCCTCCACATCTTGAATTTGATCCTTAAGCTCATGGATCTCCTGAATAAAAGGCATGAAGAATGAAGATGAGGAGCAAGGATGAAGTACGCAGTGGAGGATGAGCAACGAAAGGGTTGAGAAAGCGAGACTGATGATGTGaattacagtaaaatataatGGCGAGGACGTAGAAAGAAAGCATCAGAGATACTGTAGGCTATCCAGTCCTAAGGTTCCTGGAGATTTTTGGAGTCTTTTGTCTCATCTAACACTCAAACATATTTGTTATAATTTCAGCTTTGTTTGATTATTTTCTGCTAAAGGAATCTCCAGGAACAGAACAGAGGACAAAatgacagaaaataaaagtgtattaaggtgtgtgtgtgcagtATATTGAGTATCAATTATTATAATGACTATACTATACAGTAAGTCAACACAAAAATCACAAATGATATAGATTATGCATTAAGGTGAATGAAAACAAAAACGTACATATTAGCTGCTTAAATCTGGGAGGTAAACAAGACAAAGGCATAAACAAACACCTTGATTTCCCGTATAGAGGCTTCTGTGTCTGCAGTGATGGTTGTATCTCCACTTCCTCTCCGTGAGGACGTCCCACCCAGAGAGGTAAGAGTGGTGCCAGATATCGTGGATGCTCGCGAAGAGccctaaattttttttaaattcattttactatgaaacactattaaaaatcatctttaaggaaatctttaaataaataaacaaaccttTTCCAAGTAGTCACGGTCTATCCGGTCATCagtctgtaaaataaaaattatacaaaaataaatgtattttcctcACAGGTTTCCTACCATTATTGCAGTCTCTTACAGTATCTATACTGATTCATGCATTTCACTGAAAACAAGCTTTCAATACAAAAAATCAGTTGGAAAAAAATGATCTGTTAAGCGTAAATTAATTCATTttcaaacacaaataaatggtAGTATTTGGTTTTGAATGGTGATAAATACAAATAGCAGGCAAGTCAATTTTGATATCTAAAAATAAACCTTGTTAAAATAGACAAAATCTGCCACATCACACCAtgcataaaaaattaaaattaaaaaatgcaaatttCCAATAAACATCATGGCCCTCAGTGGTTTGCTGAATccaatgatttttttaatctcCAGACTGAAAGACGCAGGATgcattcaaaaataaataaaggcaTCATCACACATAATCAAAGCAGACCATCACTACATTCAATTC
The genomic region above belongs to Paramisgurnus dabryanus chromosome 15, PD_genome_1.1, whole genome shotgun sequence and contains:
- the lrrfip1a gene encoding uncharacterized protein lrrfip1a isoform X5 — its product is MGSQGPGRKRTPSKNGMTGEEDALNLIAREAEARLAAKRAARAEAREIRMKELERQQKEIYQVQKKYYGLDNLDNKFGDIEQWMEDSERYTRLSRRHASVSDDEERMSVGSRSSMRLDLDAPGAYGGLSQAASTSHSQKKSKKKKKHSSKTSNGYDDDLSPLSSRNSRLSDESKRSRSSRLDLQSSLYNSEPYSSSSYSSKHQGLSYNGYQGSVYEDSLYSGSRRSVARTSSEYRGSSSRTSSRANSACGSPVEDCSSSVASYIRSGSISGLSRDLDHVIIPDLPDVNGRLSMTDDRIDRDYLEKGSSRASTISGTTLTSLGGTSSRRGSGDTTITADTEASIREIKDTLSQVEDKYRKAMVSNAQLDNEKTNLIYEVDTLKDSLMELEEMLSETRRELEEKSKDLEREKHAHSILQFQFSELKETLKQSEELLTEIRQLRMKQDGFVREVSDLQETIEWKNKKIGALERQKEFSDAIRNERDELRDEVVQLKDILKKHGIVLGPDLTTNGETGEEVGEGDQNSQTSSAEIREGSSVLGTQQLKICKDQKDLDEEVQENHDSLISTSLETNDNGDLRDEVNQGVEQHSDNKPEEPPSSVDNDEVTTTTPMVEIKAEQLVLEDSRNNTVESECEVHTDEPVEENQQEITICAKHSEIIEIETSVSGPVLDENQPSESVSKPVEKPAESSQTEKAPQTQGGSASNKKRRKKKKGKQKQKQNDKQESETKICDTSEKILNEDNPDQKLESDPEGSHEEQLGNDASTAVHTEVSTDSHDSTRNIETDRDEIISMNTVPADDARDQFRVITDVVDSGETSNPKTDCPESTTGNSISNLTEVIDDQTKDSENLAQEISSDKEALLSHELSDKSMDAVDRCVENLESISISDNIEKSLSVDNKEGKSHVDSGGVEEEPRIQIIDPGETTFPGDHDESASKCHPSSSVIEKVECEKLIQEQSTMPTDQELENILQNTIEVEQKESKTQTDQAELVEEALIMPSREVFSGDNNIVTAVTESQVPVLEKCEGEEGRSLHGELLPEVQYTGEKEADQESIELGDSHHESKLEKGEDENKTSCQGQVMLETLPEDKDIMVGKGEEDGKKTSVRDEVMVKTQPTGKDEDILLKKGDEDIKEGSVQDQVMVETQPPGENEDILVGKTKEDEEEGSVQGHVMLDELSVENKAILVENVEEDENERSVQDQVMLVTQPTEKDEEILSEKGKEDEKEELVQDQVMLETQPTEKGEEILLKKGKEDEKEESAQDQVMLETQTTGKDEDILLKKDEGDEKEESVQGQIMLDTQPPGENRDILVEKGVEEEKEGPVQDQVMNDTQLSGEDEGILVESVTVSPEQKGEDEEEDEGESFDFDEMDLEASSEDPLKQQCQDKPNKEVTLSKESVQEDQTKKGSEPLEPKNQMDDGQTTTEVDACLTEDSQVDQKDIEPNQQQHDTSERKECTVEEHEQGSEELRHNEGADRPSEIETKNVEQEKNSYIPQEDQEPNISREQEVEKPIAGNGKEDDRKESKKSAKKGKGKGKEECKMS
- the lrrfip1a gene encoding uncharacterized protein lrrfip1a isoform X11; its protein translation is MGSQGPGRKRTPSKNGMTGEEDALNLIAREAEARLAAKRAARAEAREIRMKELERQQKEIYQVQKKYYGLDNLDNKFGDIEQWMEDSERYTRLSRRHASVSDDEERMSVGSRSSMRLDLDAPGAYGGLSQAASTSHSQKKSKKKKKHSSKTSNGYDDDLSPLSSRNSRLSDESKRSRSSRLDLQSSLYNSEPYSSSSYSSKHQGLSYNGYQGSVYEDSLYSGSRRSVARTSSEYRGSSSRTSSRANSACGSPVEDCSSSVASYIRSGSISGLSRDLDHVIIPDLPDVNGRLSMTDDRIDRDYLEKGSSRASTISGTTLTSLGGTSSRRGSGDTTITADTEASIREIKEIHELKDQIQDVEAKHMQNLKEMKDTLSQVEDKYRKAMVSNAQLDNEKTNLIYEVDTLKDSLMELEEMLSETRRELEEKSKDLEREKHAHSILQFQFSELKETLKQSEELLTKHGIVLGPDLTTNGETGEEVGEGDQNSQTSSAEIREGSSVLGTQQLKICKDQKDLDEEVQENHDSLISTSLETNDNGDLRDEVNQGVEQHSDNKPEEPPSSVDNDEVTTTTPMVEIKAEQLVLEDSRNNTVESECEVHTDEPVEENQQEITICAKHSEIIEIETSVSGPVLDENQPSESVSKPVEKPAESSQTEKAPQTQGGSASNKKRRKKKKGKQKQKQNDKQESETKICDTSEKILNEDNPDQKLESDPEGSHEEQLGNDASTAVHTEVSTDSHDSTRNIETDRDEIISMNTVPADDARDQFRVITDVVDSGETSNPKTDCPESTTGNSISNLTEVIDDQTKDSENLAQEISSDKEALLSHELSDKSMDAVDRCVENLESISISDNIEKSLSVDNKEGKSHVDSGGVEEEPRIQIIDPGETTFPGDHDESASKCHPSSSVIEKVECEKLIQEQSTMPTDQELENILQNTIEVEQKESKTQTDQAELVEEALIMPSREVFSGDNNIVTAVTESQVPVLEKCEGEEGRSLHGELLPEVQYTGEKEADQESIELGDSHHESKLEKGEDENKTSCQGQVMLETLPEDKDIMVGKGEEDGKKTSVRDEVMVKTQPTGKDEDILLKKGDEDIKEGSVQDQVMVETQPPGENEDILVGKTKEDEEEGSVQGHVMLDELSVENKAILVENVEEDENERSVQDQVMLVTQPTEKDEEILSEKGKEDEKEELVQDQVMLETQPTEKGEEILLKKGKEDEKEESAQDQVMLETQTTGKDEDILLKKDEGDEKEESVQGQIMLDTQPPGENRDILVEKGVEEEKEGPVQDQVMNDTQLSGEDEGILVESVTVSPEQKGEDEEEDEGESFDFDEMDLEASSEDPLKQQCQDKPNKEVTLSKESVQEDQTKKGSEPLEPKNQMDDGQTTTEVDACLTEDSQVDQKDIEPNQQQHDTSERKECTVEEHEQGSEELRHNEGADRPSEIETKNVEQEKNSYIPQEDQEPNISREQEVEKPIAGNGKEDDRKESKKSAKKGKGKGKEECKMS
- the lrrfip1a gene encoding uncharacterized protein lrrfip1a isoform X21 — its product is MGSQGPGRKRTPSKNGMTGEEDALNLIAREAEARLAAKRAARAEAREIRMKELERQQKETDDRIDRDYLEKGSSRASTISGTTLTSLGGTSSRRGSGDTTITADTEASIREIKEIHELKDQIQDVEAKHMQNLKEMKDTLSQVEDKYRKAMVSNAQLDNEKTNLIYEVDTLKDSLMELEEMLSETRRELEEKSKDLEREKHAHSILQFQFSELKETLKQSEELLTEIRQLRMKQDGFVREVSDLQETIEWKNKKIGALERQKEFSDAIRNERDELRDEVVQLKDILKKHGIVLGPDLTTNGETGEEVGEGDQNSQTSSAEIREGSSVLGTQQLKICKDQKDLDEEVQENHDSLISTSLETNDNGDLRDEVNQGVEQHSDNKPEEPPSSVDNDEVTTTTPMVEIKAEQLVLEDSRNNTVESECEVHTDEPVEENQQEITICAKHSEIIEIETSVSGPVLDENQPSESVSKPVEKPAESSQTEKAPQTQGGSASNKKRRKKKKGKQKQKQNDKQESETKICDTSEKILNEDNPDQKLESDPEGSHEEQLGNDASTAVHTEVSTDSHDSTRNIETDRDEIISMNTVPADDARDQFRVITDVVDSGETSNPKTDCPESTTGNSISNLTEVIDDQTKDSENLAQEISSDKEALLSHELSDKSMDAVDRCVENLESISISDNIEKSLSVDNKEGKSHVDSGGVEEEPRIQIIDPGETTFPGDHDESASKCHPSSSVIEKVECEKLIQEQSTMPTDQELENILQNTIEVEQKESKTQTDQAELVEEALIMPSREVFSGDNNIVTAVTESQVPVLEKCEGEEGRSLHGELLPEVQYTGEKEADQESIELGDSHHESKLEKGEDENKTSCQGQVMLETLPEDKDIMVGKGEEDGKKTSVRDEVMVKTQPTGKDEDILLKKGDEDIKEGSVQDQVMVETQPPGENEDILVGKTKEDEEEGSVQGHVMLDELSVENKAILVENVEEDENERSVQDQVMLVTQPTEKDEEILSEKGKEDEKEELVQDQVMLETQPTEKGEEILLKKGKEDEKEESAQDQVMLETQTTGKDEDILLKKDEGDEKEESVQGQIMLDTQPPGENRDILVEKGVEEEKEGPVQDQVMNDTQLSGEDEGILVESVTVSPEQKGEDEEEDEGESFDFDEMDLEASSEDPLKQQCQDKPNKEVTLSKESVQEDQTKKGSEPLEPKNQMDDGQTTTEVDACLTEDSQVDQKDIEPNQQQHDTSERKECTVEEHEQGSEELRHNEGADRPSEIETKNVEQEKNSYIPQEDQEPNISREQEVEKPIAGNGKEDDRKESKKSAKKGKGKGKEECKMS